In Eulemur rufifrons isolate Redbay chromosome 15, OSU_ERuf_1, whole genome shotgun sequence, the genomic stretch GATTCAGGATGAGGCAATCACTTCTTGTCCCCCCCTTAAAAGATGGCAGGACTTTCTGTGGCAGCCCTGAGGGCAGGAAactggaggccaaggtgggggagGGCTTTACTAATATGGAAGGACAATGCGGAAGGTGGGTAGCCATGGACCTCAGAGGGAGAGCAGCTTCCTTTCCCACCCCTGTGACCGGAATAGCAACACAGCAGTGGGAACCATTCCCCCTTCTCCAACAGGAAGAGAGACACAGCGTTACCACCCTTTAGCTCTGAACTGAGGGCACCGGCCCCTGGGGCCCCACGTACTCACCAGGGCAGCCATGCTCTCCCCAACAATGGCTGCCACGTCCCGAATGTGCTGGTCTTTGGTGAAGATCACCTCTCCTCCTGAGGCCAGGGCCACTGCTTCATATGGCTCAAAACGCAGAGGGGACAAGACCTCGCGCCGAGCTCGGGCCTGAACCCTCGATGGGTCTTCAGTCACCAGGAATGTTACCTATGGCCAGAAGAGAGCCCAGTGCTTGGGGTGTCTGAGTGCCTTCTACTGTTAAAATGAGAATCCCAGTGCTCGAGCTTTCTTCAGAGCTTATGATTAGCAGTAAGTTCTCTCTGTTTACCCTCTGGCTGCTACAGCAGGGTCTGCTAGCGACACAGCTCCTGGCCTTCAGTTAGCCATTGGTCACCCCCTTGTAACTGTCAATATTTCACAGTGGGTTTCTGGCAACTAGATCTCCAGCTCTTCAAATGGTTTATGGGGCAAGTCCAAATATACATTCAGCATCACTAAAGGGGTAGGGCCTCCCACGTGCGAGTATTGTTAAGGGTATGAGAAAATGTTATGTTCATTGTCTACTTCTTCCATCACGCGCCAAGGCTGGTTGGGCCACCAGAGCGTGGTGTGACCCGTGTTACGAGATTGTCGTCACAGGGTCTCCCACATCCCTGGGTGGCTAACACTGGGTCTCCCACAGCCACGCTCACCCTGCAGCGCCGCTCCTGAGTCAGGGATTCCACCTGGTTGGTGAGAAAGGCATCCTTGGGGGAGGCGTCCGTGAATACAAAGATGTCTGAGAATGGAGGTGTGTGCAGCAGGGCCAGCTGGCGGAGAGGGAAAGGGCCACTGTTAAAAGTGGCAATGGCAGGGGAATGGGTAGAGCCGGGGGACAGAGCAGAAAGGAATATGGCCCTGGAACCCTGAAGTGAAGCTAGTGAAACTATTAAACAGGTTCTAAAGGCGGAGGGGACAGAGCGGGAGGCGAGGAGCCCTCGGAAGGATCTAGCTCCCCCTAGCGGAGACCTGGGGGATAAGCGGGGAAGGGCGGCGCCCGACCTGCAGGGCAGACAGGCACATCTCAGGCTCGTCTCCGCCCCCCAAGGCGTGGATCTCATTGAGTTGTTGCCAGAAGCTGTCAGGGTCACTGGCTGTAAAGACTGGGCCGAaccctggggagggggaaggaggttGAGATGAGTGAGGAAagcgctccccccccccccccccgttcctCCCCAGGGCCACCTCCCCCGTTGAGAGGCCTACTGTGCTCCTGCGGTGGAcaagtagtttttatttttgaaaggcaAGCATGAAATTGAGGTTTACTGAGGAGAGGAAGCTAGGATCATAGAGCAAGAGCCAGATACAGGTTTACCGAGTGTGACAGACACACCACAGAGGACAACTGGACCCCCTGTCGCAGGTATGCAGAAGAGGCTCACTCAGGACCACAGGAAGGGCCCCAGTTTTGTTTAGGAAGTGGAGTCACAAGGCCCACTTCCTCATCAGAAGCCTTCATCCCCTGCCCTGGACTTCCCTTCCCTCCGCTGTCCTGGCCAGACCGCAGTCACCTGGGTCATGGAAAGGCACCAGGACATAGTGGGCAGGCTCCATGGGGCTGCCGCGCCGCTGCTCCACGATGCGGCGAGCCTGGATTTTGGCAGCGGTGATCTCCTCGCCCATACTGCCTGTGGTGTCCAGGACGAAGCTCAGGCTGGAGGCTGGGGTGATGTCCAGCAGCCTGGGGAGCAGGCCAGAGGCACAGTGAAGGGCCTGCGCGTCCGTCCCCAGCCCCAGGTTTCTCAGCTCCCCCGGGAGCACCTACTCATCTCCAGAGGCCGCTCACCTGGAGAAACCCCTGTCTCCCAGGCGGCTTCGCAGCAGGCTGAAGGCCTGGATGGAGGCCAGAAGGGCCAGTTTTGCAGCCTGGAGGTGCAGCATGTGGTGGGGGGAGAAGCCTGGGGATGTGCTATCCTTGTTGATGCCTCCCCGGGGCGGCTGGGAGCTGCTCCGGTCAAAATGGCCCCCGTGGCTACATTTCCCTGGGATGGGGACAGGGGTCTGGAGAGCGGGAGGCCAAAAGCCCACTGCCTCTTACGCAACAGACGCCCTTTCTGGCCTGGCCTGTCCCTCTCACCCCTCTGCAAAGGATCAGCAGAAAATGATGACACTCTCTGGGGGGCAGTCATCACAGCACATGGTGGATCCCTGATCCGCCAGCCAGGCCCCAGAAGCTGCCCCCACCCTGGCGCCCAGGCCCCTCAGCGGGCCTTCCTCCGCCCGCCCTGTTCCCGACATCCTCTCCCCCTAGGAAGGGGTGCCCCAGGAAATGGGACACGGCCTACAGGACTGAGGTCCTGCGCAGGATCGAAGGCAGTGactttctccccttccttctggGGAGCTTTCCTGCCTGGTACCTGGAGGTTTGGGGGGATGAGTTCCAAAGTAGCCAGAAGTGAGCCGCGTGAAGCCCAGCCAATTCCCGGGGCAGCTCAGCCCCTCGCAATCGGAGCAAGTAGGGTCGCCCACTGGGGAGAGAGGGCAGGTGGCTGGAACCCAAGACCCTGCCACCCTGGCCTTTGTCCCTGTCCACCCAGACTTCTTCAGCTTTTCCTCCCCGCTGGGACAGGGGGAGAGCCCGCGGGCTCCCTGGCAAGCTTTCCGAACCAAAATCTAGGATTCGTGGGCTGGGGGTGACACTGAATATTTGCGACTGGGACTGGGCTAGAAAACCAGGAAAGGTGGGACCCAGTCCTATGGGGACTGTGGACAGGATGCGAACCTATAATGGACGGGGGCAGCTCCTGGTCCTACTTTGGTCGGGAGGATGAGGGGACTGTGAGAGAAGGGCCGTGGGAGCCAGCGGGGGGAGGAAGCCGCACGAAAGACTGGACTGAGGTCTGGAGACCCAGTCCTGCTACTCCcccgtgtgaccttgggaaacCACTTCACTGACCTGGCCTTTGGTTGGACTGGGGGACCTCACTGTCCTTGCAGAGATGACCTATGTGACCTCAGAATGTGACACGGTGGGGCTGGGTGGACTGAAGAGGTGGCTCTGTGGGCTCCGCCCCACCACTGGGGTCGTGGCCGTACCTTGTGCCAGGCTCTGGAGCTCCGGCCTGGGCCAGAGGAGGTGAGGGTGTGGCTGCTGCTCCCCCAGTTCCACCCAGTTGCTGTGACTGTAGAAATCCTGGTCCCAGGACAGGAGAGAGGGACAGGCACTCGTCTGACTGTTCTCACCATCTCCTGCCCCGATGTGCCTCCAAGTTCCCCACCCAGAAAGTCTCCTCCCAGCCCCGCTGCTCCTGCCAGACACCCCACGTCCCCTCTGCTGCCCTCTGCTCTGCCTCGAGCAGAGCTTTGCCAAGTGGGAACGTCCCAGCGTCTCTGCCCACCTCACTCAGCGTCTAACCGAGGCCTCTCAGCAGCTGCGAGGCCCTGCACCAAgtactgccccccccccccccgccttcctCCCTCCTTGCTCACCCTCCCCTCTCTCCAGCACCCTCCTTGCTGTTCCCACAGGGAGCActgcagggaggaggtggggagcgGGGACACAGCCTCCAGGCCCTGGCAAGCAGCAGTCCCTCTCAGAGGAGGGGGCACGATTAAGGCTTCCATCCCAGACAGGAGACCGGAGGTGAAGGCCCCTCTAACCATTGCCCCAACTCTGTTGTCACCTGCAAGGCATGAAGCGCAGCCCCAAGGCGCTGGCGGGCCAGGCTGTGGTCAAGGGCTCTGGCTGCCACCAGGGTCTCCCGCAGAGCCCCCACCAGGCGTGTGCGCCCCTGGCCCAGTCGCTCGGCATCAAAGTGCAGGTCGGGGTCGTTCCTGGAAGTTGGCAGGAAGTCCTGGGCTGCATTGGCACGAGACACCTCGCCTAAGGCTGCTCGGAAGCGCCGAGAAGGAGCCCCAGGTCCAAAGTAGGCGGCAAAGAGGTCGTCGGCAAGGAGGGTCCTGCCCTGGAGAGAATGGTGGGGACAAGGGCTCCAGGGAAGCCCCTTGGATGGGACCGTTGCCGGCATCATCTCAGCAACTGCACTGGAGGCTGCGCGTGGGCAGAACCGAGGTGCTGAGCCCTGCCAGGGAGGGCGGCCCTGGCCCTATGTAAGGGgggactcctgagctcagagcCAGGACCACCGAGTACTgctgctgcaggggtgggggtggcgagCAGGTGGGGCAGTGGGTGCCCCTTCTCTCGGCAACCAGAGCCCTCAAGGAGGTCCCAGGGAATTGGGGAACCTGGCGGGGAAGTAACAGGACCCAGGGATGCTCACCAGGAAGTCCTCAAGACGCAGGAGGGGCCGGCCCGGGGGTGGCTGCTCCAGGAAGAGCTGCAGGGTGACGTTGAGCGCTGCCTCCTCAGTCAGGTCCTGGTGGGTGATGGAGCCAGGGGCAGCCAGCAGGCTCCAGATGTTGGGGAAGaaggcagatgtggggggcagcagcagctgcagcagaagCAGCGCTGAGGggcccagcaggggtgggggcacgTCTGCGCAGAGCATGGCTGAGGCATGGACCTGGGGGACAGAAGGCTCTCAAGGGAGGAAGCAGCAGCGACTCCAGGGCAGTCCCCGCTCCACTGTCTCCACGGGCACCTGCTTTGCCTCAAACACCTTGTCTGCTCCGGCCTGGCTTCCCTGCCCCGGCTGTCACCCAGACAACCCGGGGCCCTTATCAGGCCAATAGGGACATGCACCTGCCAGGAGTGGGGTCTAAGGCTCCTCCCCCAAGgtccccttcccagccccaggccGAGTCCCCAGCCCTGCTGCAGGGACACCCGACCCCTGCCACGCACAAGAAGTCTAAGTCTCTCCTCTCAGGCCCCTCCATACCTGGTTGCTGGGTctcctgggcagggctggcccgGGCGTGGTGTCACAGGGCACTTAGGTCAGAGTTATAATTAACCGGGACTCaatggagggggagggaggcccCAGCACGGTGAGGCCGGGACAGGCAACCCCTGGCCCCTCTGCTCAggcctgcccaaggccacaagcAGCAGCCGGTGCCAGGGCGGACCTCCCTGGACCGCAGTGCAGAGTGAGAGCTGGGGAGGAAGGCGTGAGCAGCACAGCATGACtcaggcctggcacagtgccaggcacagaccCAGACAGACACCCCCCTCTGCACCCCAGGACCAGGGCCTGgctccctgcctgcagcccccGCACTGCTCACAGGCAGCCTCCGAGGACTCAGGAACCCAGCCCTCTgcaccctccccatcccccctgcAGACAGACACGATTTTgtggcaaaatattttattgttgccATCCCCATGGTGGACTGCTGGGGGCTGTGAGGGCTGAAGCTGGGTGGATCACAGCATCTTCTGAAACAGGGCGATGGCCTCGTCCACCTTCCTGAGCTCTGCTTCCGTCTGCTGGAGCTggaatggggggcggggggccaggggtggtggtgaggACCCAGGCCCAAGCCAGGAGACCCTCAAACACCCAGGATGGCAAAGTTGGAAAGATGGGTGAGGCCCATGAGAGGGCAGGAGTTTGGGGGGATGTGTGCGTGGCTGGCCCTGCACCCCCTAATTCTCACCAGCCTTCCCATCAGCAACACCCCCTCTTTTCCACCACGACCCAGCCTCTTGGGTCTTGCTTTTCCCATACAGTGGTCAGTCCCTAAGGACAAGGGGCCTCAATTTCGTTGTAAGAatgtacaagaaaaaaacaaaaaacaaaaattaaaaaacaagggGCCTCAGAGCCCACGTGCCTGCCCCGTGCCCAACCTGGGCAGGAGAGCACAGGCCCCGGGCAAGCCACTCAGCCTTCCTGTGTGACACGAAGATGGCGCAACTCGAGGGCTACTGGGGAACCACGTCCACTCCAGGCTCCCGCTCTGGGCCTCCGTGCCTGTGTTTCCCTGTGTCTGTGCCGTTCACCCCACTGCTCCTCCCTGGAGGAAGCCAGGAGGCTGGGGGCCTGCGGGGCAGGGGACATGAGGAGGCGAGCCCGGTCTTCCAGGGCCAGCCCAGTGGGCTGGGAAGGGGTGCTAGGCCCAGGGCTCCTGACTGTCACGTGCGTTTCCATGTTCCGGGCAGCTGGGTGGGGTACGAGGGGTCTGGCTGGGAGGCAGGATGGCTGGGTCTAGGTCGGCTTCTGTCTCCAACCTGTCCTGTGAGCCTGGGCTGTGTCCCCACCCCTGGCTATTCCCACGTCGGGGGCCTGAGGGGAGGGCACTGCATGGTCCCTGCTCGAGGGGCCTGGGCTCCGTGCTCCCCCATGGACACGCCAGGGCTCAGTACAGGGTCCAACTTCCAGACCAGGGTTTCGATGGAGGGGCAGATGGTGTGGGAAATGCCCCTGGCGCCACACACCTTGGCTTCGTCTGCCTCCTGGACTTCGAGGGGCACCTTGACAGGGTAGCCGGAGGCGGCGCGGCGTTCCCGCAGCCGCTGGGCCTGCCGCTGCGCCTCAGCCCGCTTGGCCTGCAGCTTGCCCAGCTCCCGGGCCGGGTCCACCAGTCCCTGCAGCTGCAGGTGGATGGAGCAGCGGTCAGAGGCCAGGGCCACAGCGCAGCCCTGTGGTGCGGGCGCCCCCAGGGCCAGGACAGCCACCACACCCGCGCTGGCCAGCGCCTGCACGTAGCCCGACACAGCCGATGCCAGGACACCTGTGGCCTCGTCAGCCACTTCCAGGAAACCTGCCGGGTAGGGAGGAAGGTGAGGCCTGGGCCCAAAGAGGTAGGAGGCTAGGCAGCCACAGCCGGATTCTGGGCCTGGGGACAGCGGGACGGGGACGTGGGGGCCCGAGGCTCACAGTCGGGCCGGATCCGGGTGAGGTTGTAGTCGGCACGCAGGGAGCGAACGGCTCGAGTGATGCTTAGTGCCAGCTCAAAGGCGGCTTCCGCCTCAGGGTCCTTCCAGGAGCACTGTGGGGCGGAGGACAGGGTGAGGTGGCCTGGGAGGGCAGGCCAGAGTCCCCCCTCCAGCCCGTGCCCCGTACCTCCGAGGGCTCCGGGTAGGGGGTGACGCAGAGGCTCGGGGGAGCCTGTGGCGTCTTCCGAGGCAGCCTCTGGAACAGCTCCTCTGTCACGAAGGGCATGAAGGGCGACAGCAGCCGTAAGCCGACATCCAGGCAGGTGTAGAGGGTCTGGCGGGCACACTCGGCCGCCACCTGGTCCACCCCATTCAGTACAGGTTTCAGACACTCCTAGGGCACAGAGGCACAGGGCTCAGGGCTGGAGGTCTAGCCTCAAGCCCTCTGTGAGCCCATGAGGACCAGGAGGGGACGGGTTGGCTCAGGGCTCACGGCCATCCCCGGCAAAGCTGGGCCCAGGGCTCCGCCATCCTCTCCCGGACCCCTCCTCTCGCCTGCTTCTCACCAAGTAGACGTCACAGAGCTCGTAGAGCCAGAAGCTGTACTGGGCAGTGGTGACAGCTGGGAAGTCGTAGGCCTGGAAACCGTGGTTGCTGAGCCGCACGGCCTCGGTCAGCCGGCTGAGGATCCAGCGGTCCGCCAGGCTCTCGCGGCCTCCAGGCTGGGGAGAAGGCGCATCAGCCAGCGGGCCCTGGGGCGCGGCCAGGAACCGTGGGCGAGTTCGCACCAGGAGTCTGATGGGGTCCAAAGCAACCGAGCATGTGCCCTGGATCAGGGCACGAGGGACAGGCCCCCGGCCACCTCGGGGAGGACCCCAATGCCCGGGCTTTCCCTGTAaccatgtgtctctgtgtctatCTGTCCCTCCAGCTACACGGAGGCCCTACAGGGCAGGGGAGCAAACTGTGTGGGTGCTGGCAACCTTGCCACCCACCAGGCCTTACCCTGGAGGTGGGCGAGGGCACGAAGCCCTTCCCAAGGCCACGCAGGGCAAACTTGGTGGCATTCCAGAGCTTGTTGCAGAAGTGGCGGTAACCCAATATCCGGTTCACATCCAGGTTGATGTCACGACCTGGGTGGGGAGTGAAGCGCACCGTTGTGGCTCTCAGCCCACGCCTGCCACAGGCCAGGGCAGAGGCCGGGGACGGGCCTCATGGGAGGTCTGGGGGCCATACCCTGGGACGTGTAGGCGCACAGCCCAAACCGGAGAGCATCGGTGCCACACTCGGGAATCCCCGCCGGGAAGTCTGCCTtctgcagggaggaggcagagcggGAATGTCCTCAGCCAGCCCCCGCCCTCCCCTCACACCCCACCCGGGCCCACCCTGCATACCTGCCCTTCTTTGGCCTTCTCCACCTCGCTGGGATCCAGGTTGCTATTCAGTAACTGGTCATGGAGGCCCTGAGGGCGGAGGTGGGAGCGGTCAGGTGGCCGTGGCCACGGCCCCACAGCCCTTCCCGGCTGGCCCAGCGCCCGGCCCCACCTGCAGGGAGACTCCGAAGATGACGTCCAGGGGGTCGATGACGTTGCCTAGAGACTTGCTCATCTTCCGGCCGTGAGCGTCCCGCACGATGGCGTGGAGGTAGACCTGCAGGGCAGGTTGGGGAGGCCGAGGGGCTgagtcccctccctccctggcctcggTGCCCCTCAACCAGCCTACCCCACTCTGAACCTCAGGCCCCACCAGTGTCTGCACCAGCCCGTTCGGCCCCTTTATGTGAATCAGAAGCgctccccaccccctctgcctCCCCGCCGGGAAGACAAAGTCCCGGGAGTCACCGAGTGGAGCTGGCCTGCCCGCAGCCGGCCACAGGCCGCCCGTCgcccccccaccgccccctcccccgtgCTGAGCCAGAGCTGCGGCGGGGCGGGCGAGGGGGCCTCGGCTCTGTCCGCACCTCTCTGAAGGGCAGCCTGCCGGTGAGCTTCAGGCCGAGCATGACCATCCGGGCCACCCAGAAGAAGAGGATGTCGTGGCCTGTCTCCAGCAGTGTCCCCGGGTAGAACACGCTCAGGTCTTCTGACTGTGGGCAGACCAGGTGTGGAGGAGAGCCTAGCACCCACCTTCAAGGCCCCCACCCCGCCGCCCTGGCCCCAGAACACACCTGGTTGGGCCAGCCCAAGATAGAGAAGGGGAAGAGGCCGGAGGAGAACCAGGTGTCCAATACGTCCTCATCTGAGGGAGGCCAAAGGTCAGAGGTTAGAGGGGGTGGAGCAAAGAAGAAAGCCCCAGCTCTGGCCCCCCATGCCCAGGCCCCGCCTTGCCTTGCTGGAGACCGATCCTGTCAGGGGACACTCCAAACTCCTTGGCTGCCTTCTCCCGGGCCTCCGCCTCGCTGCGTCCGCTCACCCAGTACCGCTCGTCAGGGTCCTGCCACGGTAGCGGGAGCACCGAGGGGTGCCTCGTCTCTGccttgccctgcccctccccccaccaaggACCCAGTAACCCCAAAGCTCCCCGAGATGTCCCAGTGTCCAGCTCTGGCCCTGTCCTCACCTCCCCAGGGGGTACCGCTGGGTCGTTGACGGTGACAAAGTAGGCTGGGATGCGATGGCCCCACCACAGCTGCCGGGAAATGCACCAGTCCCTGCAAATGTGGGGGGGGGCATCACGGAGGGCCTGGAGGTGCCCCGGCCTGTGCCCTGGCcagcccctggcccaggcccTCCTACGCACCGGATGTTGTCCATCCAGGCATGCCACGTCCGTCGATGGGCCTCGGGCAAGATGCAGAGGTCGCCCCGAGTGACAGCAGCGCTGGCGGCCTGGGCCATCTCCCCACAGCGCACGTACCACTGTGGCCGCAGCAGAGGCTCCACCACGTCCTTAGACCGGCTGGGGgacaggaggggtggggaggtcaGGTGGCGAACACCTTGAGGAGCACCCGCCCCGCCACCCtccctggccccgccccgccccgccaccCTCCCTGGCCCCGCCTCGCCACCCTCCCTGGCCCCGCCTCGCCACCCTCCCTGGCCCGCCTCGCCACCCtccctggccccgccccgccccgcccccctccctggccccgccTCGCCACCCTCCCTGGCCCGCCTCACTTGCACAGTGGCACCACCATGGGGTTGTCCTTGATGCCACGGAACAGTCCCCGATCTTTCAGTGCTGCCAGCACCACCTTCCTGGCCTCAAACCTGGGCAAGCCCTGGGTAGGAAAGAGGCCTCGTCACGGCGATGCCTGGGGCCCCCCATCTCCCCGACCCGGGGCCCCACACCCCGGCCTGCCTCACCAGGAAGGGCGGGGGCACGTTGACAAGGGCCCCACGGGCGTCCATGATGCTCACGGCCTCCAGCCCGTGCCGCTGCCCAACCTCATAGTCATTCTGGTCGTGTGCTGGGGTGATCTTCACCGCACCTGGGTGTGCATGGGGTGTCGGGGTCACGAGGGACTTGCAGAGCTCCTCCCCGCACTCACCTCTTCTGCTGAAGGACGCGCTACAGACCACCCTGGCCCCACTTCCCTAACACGGTCCCCTGAGAACCAGCCCAAGTCCTGCCCATTTGGCTAAagcttattttctgtctctctgagaGTGAAGATAGATGGCTGGGCTGTGCTGTGCCCTGCAGTCCCCTGCTGTCCCCGGGGAACTGCCCCGTGCTCACCTGTGCCGAACTCCATGTCCACAAATTCATCAAAGACAATGGGGAGGCTCCGAGACAGGAACGGGTGGACCACGCTCTTCCCCTTCAGGTTCTGGGGGCGCAGGGAGATGTCAGAAATGTGCGAAGTCCAGGGTCCTGATGACCCAACATCAAACTCCCCCAAACGGTCCCAACGCCTCCACCCTCAGAGCGGGGAAAGGAGCTGGAAGATGAGTTTCTACCCAATTTCCTCTCCTCAGGCGGTGGCCTCAGACCctacccagccccagccccgtgAGTGGGGCCCTTCCGGCCAGCACTCTCCCCACCTGGTATCTGGGATCTTTGGGGTGCACAGCTATAGCCACATCTCCCAGCATTGTCTCGATCCGAGTCGTTGCCACCACGACCTCCTCGTCGCTGTCTGGGGTGACAGAAGGCCTTGTGGTCTCAGCCCTGGCGCCTCCCTGTCCCCTACCCAGCCCAGGATCTGTGTGCCCCGGCTCCCACCTGAGCCTTGGACCTTGTAGGCAAAGGACACAAGGACCCCAAACTCCACCTTCTCCTTGtagccaggcacagagagcagGGTGCGACCTGTCAGCTCCTTCTTGTCCACCTGTAAGACGGGCACTTAGAGAAGTGGcccaggggccagggctgggggcagaatGGAGATGGAgacaggctgggtgtggggggCACACCTCAATGTCAGAGATGGCGGAGTTGAGGGTGCAGGACCAGTTGACGAGGCGGGTACTGCGGTAGATGACGCCTTCTTCGTGAAGCCGGACAAAAGCCTCCGTCACGGCCGTGGACAGTTTCTGGGGTGAGCAGGGGAAATCAGAGAGGGGCCTTGGTGCCCGGGGCCCAGGCAGACACCCGAGGCAGCAGGCTCCCGGGAGGTCTGTTCCGTCCAGAGTCCCACCGGCCGGCACACAGACCCCTTTGAGGGGAGAAATACTTTACTTGAGGGGAAGAGGGGACTATGGGAACACAGGGGCAGGCAACAAGCCTTGCGATGCTGGACATGGCAGGGAAGTCGCTCGGCGGGGGACAGGTGCTGACGCAGAGAATCTTGGGAGTTCAGGCCCCACGGGAGGGATGTGCAGCCGCCAGAGGCGGGCTGGGGAACACACAGGGCCATGGCATGGGCTGAGAAGTGCAGGTGAGCCCTCAGCGGTGTCCTACGGGTAGGCTCAGCTCCTGGGGAAGAGcctccccatcctgccccagccccaagaCCCCTCCTACGCACAGGGTCCATAGTGAAACAGGCTCGGTCCCAGTCCAAGGAGCTGCCAAGCTTCTTTAACTGGTGGTAAATCCGGTCACCTTTCCTGGAAGTGGACAGACAGGCCGGGGTCGGCACTCAGGCCTCGGCTGGAGGGAGACGTTGGGCGGGTGATGGGCAGCGTGGGCATTTTTCAGCCCTCCAAAATGGACCCAGGCCTGTAGCCAGCTGCCACTCTGCCTCTGTGAGTGGAGTCcggggctatggctaggggtggCTGGTGACAGAGGTCTTTTCTGGACGGGATGGGGGCAGGGCTGCAGTACCCAGGGATGCCGCACACTCACTCCTCCTTCCACTTCCAGACCTCCTGCAGAAAGGCCTCTCGGCCCAGCTGGTGCCGGCTCAGCCCCTGCTCGCGCCACAGTTTCTTCTCCACCACCACCTGGGTGGCGATGCCCGCGTGGTCACAGCCAGGGTTCCACAGGGTGGTCTCCCCGCGCATGCGGTGCCTGCGGGAGGGGTAGGGAGGACAGGGGGTGAGCGGGCTGGCGGAGCCCGGCACCAAAGGAAGCAGAGGCTTCGGCAGGGAGTCAAGGGACTCTCCGGAAAGAAGCCAGGTAGGCGGAGCTGGAACCTGTGGATTCTAAAACTAGAGGGGAGAGAAGATTTGCAAGAAGAGTCAAGGCagtctagaaaaagaacaaagaggagaCTCTTGTCCAGCTGGATAGCAAAACATGAAAAAGT encodes the following:
- the VWA7 gene encoding von Willebrand factor A domain-containing protein 7 — encoded protein: MLCADVPPPLLGPSALLLLQLLLPPTSAFFPNIWSLLAAPGSITHQDLTEEAALNVTLQLFLEQPPPGRPLLRLEDFLGRTLLADDLFAAYFGPGAPSRRFRAALGEVSRANAAQDFLPTSRNDPDLHFDAERLGQGRTRLVGALRETLVAARALDHSLARQRLGAALHALQDFYSHSNWVELGEQQPHPHLLWPRPELQSLAQVGDPTCSDCEGLSCPGNWLGFTRLTSGYFGTHPPKPPGKCSHGGHFDRSSSQPPRGGINKDSTSPGFSPHHMLHLQAAKLALLASIQAFSLLRSRLGDRGFSRLLDITPASSLSFVLDTTGSMGEEITAAKIQARRIVEQRRGSPMEPAHYVLVPFHDPGFGPVFTASDPDSFWQQLNEIHALGGGDEPEMCLSALQLALLHTPPFSDIFVFTDASPKDAFLTNQVESLTQERRCRVTFLVTEDPSRVQARARREVLSPLRFEPYEAVALASGGEVIFTKDQHIRDVAAIVGESMAALVTLPLDPPIVVSGRPLVFSVDGLLQKVTVRIHGDISSFWIKNPAGISQGQEEGVGPLGHTRHFGQFWMVTMNDPPQTGTWEIQVTAEGTPRVRVQAQTSLDFLFHFGIPMEDGPHPGLYPLTQPVAGLQTQLLVEVIGLGSRGNSGDPWPHFSHVILRGVLEGAELGRVPLEPVGPPERGLLAASLPPTLLSTLGPFSLQLLGQDGAGRRLHRAAPQPCTVVPVLLELSGPPGFLTPGSKVPLSLRIASFSAPQDLDLTMSVSPSFALTSNLSRVRLGQNESAWGRLWLEVPDSAAPDSVVMVTVTAVGQEASPVPPTHAFLRLLVLAPALQDQLAAPAHSSGPVLTTPTPAFCPFTLVTQGRAGGGMAGNPLWGTVGGGLLLLGLASW